Proteins encoded within one genomic window of Hermetia illucens chromosome 2, iHerIll2.2.curated.20191125, whole genome shotgun sequence:
- the LOC119648502 gene encoding uncharacterized protein LOC119648502: MTLKKFKLINECIRFDDKEQRKGIRSRDKLAPIRNVYDKWVNRLKMCYTVGKNVTVDEQLVPFRGRCPFTQYIPSKPHKYGIKIWCLCDASTYYAWNLEVYTGRDRNCKAENRFVTLFSTLHDQKSVANDEQKKPEIIRFYNATKGDVDSLDKLVGTYRCKRKVNRWPLALFCNILDTSAYNSFVIFIHLNADWKYEKKKYRPRLYLVELGKQLVTPYIANRKTRPRTPNANAVIDEIQNISSRSSSPTTSTSAAPTSTTNASRKSNLPNSQKLTHAPSAGKRSRCAHCEYKNNKNLCSNRCDKCITYVCNAHHFKLCTNCIDKL; encoded by the exons AtgactttgaaaaaattcaaactaaTAAATGAATGCATTCGTTTCGATGACAAAGAACAGAGAAAGGGAATTCGATCAAGAGATAAATTGGCACCAATACGAAACGTTTACGACAAATGGGTGAATCGATTGAAAATGTGTTACACTGTTGGAAAAAACGTTACAGTAGATGAACAACTTGTACCATTTCGCGGTCGCTGCCCATTTACACAATATATACCATCAAAACCGCATAAATACGGTATCAAAATATGGTGTTTGTGCGATGCAAGTACATATTATGCTTGGAATCTTGAAGTATATACGGGTCGCGATCGAAATTGTAAAGCAGAA AATCGTTTTGTCACTCTATTTAGTACACTTCATGACCAGAAAAGTGTGGCTAACGACGAACAAAAAAAGCCGGAAATTATTCGATTCTATAATGCGACGAAAGGTGATGTTGATTCTCTAGATAAACTCGTAGGCACTTATCGCTGCAAACGCAAGGTGAATCGTTGGCCATTAGCCCTTTTCTGTAACATCCTTGATACTTCAGCATACAACAGTTTCGTAATATTTATTCATCTCAACGCAGATTggaaatatgagaaaaaaaagtatCGCCCTCGCTTGTACTTAGTGGAGCTCGGAAAGCAATtagttacaccatatattgcgaACAGAAAAACTCGTCCTCGAACACCAAATGCAAATGCTGTTATAGAtgaaattcagaatatttcatcaagatcatcatcaccaacgacaTCAACATCAGCAGCGCCAACATCAACGACAAACGCATCGCGAAAATCGAATTTACCAAATTCTCAAAAACTCACGCATGCTCCGTCAGCAGGAAAACGAAGTCGTTGTGCACATTGCgaatataaaaacaacaaaaatttatgCAGCAATCGCTGTGATAAGTGTATAACTTATGTTTGCAATGCACATCATTTCAAACTATGCACAAACTGCATTGATAAACtataa